Proteins encoded by one window of Dehalococcoidales bacterium:
- a CDS encoding ammonium transporter, giving the protein MPINSGDTAWLLMSSALVMLMTPGLALFYGGMVRRKNVLSTIMMSFVCLGLVTLLWVLYGYSLAFGTDHAGIIGGFNFLGLNNVGQEPSTLYATTVPHLAFMIFQAMFAIITVALFTGSVVERIKFSSLLVFGTLWLTIIYLPTAHWVWGSGGWLAKLGVLDFAGGTVVHINAGVSALALVLLLGRRRGFPQDPMEPNNIPMVVLGAGLLWFGWFGFNAGSALTSGGLASSAFVTTNIAAAAAAFVWMIISWIHKRPTVLGTVTGAVVGLVAITPAAGFVTPIAGIAIGGIAAVISYYGMVFLKIKRGMDDSLDVFACHGLGGIWGALATGLFATASVNSAGADGLFLGNAMQFVKQLVGVVTVGGYAFVGTLVLGKIVDKVMGLRVNQSEETVGLDISQHGERAYGGFLK; this is encoded by the coding sequence ATGCCCATCAACAGCGGCGACACTGCCTGGCTTTTAATGTCCTCGGCGCTGGTCATGCTGATGACACCCGGCCTGGCCCTGTTCTACGGCGGTATGGTGCGCCGTAAAAACGTTCTCTCCACCATAATGATGAGCTTTGTCTGCCTGGGGCTGGTGACTTTGCTCTGGGTACTTTACGGCTACAGCCTGGCTTTCGGCACCGACCATGCCGGCATCATCGGGGGGTTCAACTTCCTCGGCCTGAATAACGTCGGGCAGGAGCCCTCGACCCTGTATGCCACCACCGTCCCGCACCTGGCCTTCATGATATTCCAGGCCATGTTCGCCATCATCACGGTCGCCCTGTTCACCGGGTCGGTCGTGGAAAGAATTAAATTCAGCTCGCTGCTGGTTTTCGGCACGCTGTGGCTGACCATCATCTACCTGCCCACCGCCCACTGGGTATGGGGCAGCGGCGGCTGGCTGGCCAAACTCGGCGTGCTGGACTTCGCCGGAGGCACGGTGGTGCACATCAACGCCGGTGTTTCCGCTCTGGCCCTGGTGCTGCTGCTGGGACGGCGGCGCGGTTTCCCGCAGGACCCCATGGAGCCCAACAACATACCCATGGTGGTGCTGGGGGCGGGGCTGTTATGGTTCGGGTGGTTCGGCTTTAACGCCGGCAGCGCCCTGACGTCCGGAGGGCTGGCTTCCAGCGCCTTCGTGACCACCAATATCGCCGCCGCGGCGGCCGCCTTTGTCTGGATGATTATCAGCTGGATACATAAGCGCCCCACGGTGCTGGGCACAGTTACCGGCGCTGTAGTGGGGCTGGTGGCGATAACCCCCGCCGCCGGCTTCGTGACACCCATCGCGGGCATCGCTATCGGGGGGATTGCCGCGGTCATCTCCTATTACGGCATGGTCTTCCTCAAGATAAAGCGCGGCATGGACGATTCGCTGGACGTTTTCGCCTGCCACGGGCTGGGCGGCATCTGGGGGGCTTTAGCCACCGGGCTGTTCGCCACCGCCTCGGTCAACTCCGCGGGGGCGGACGGGCTGTTCCTGGGCAACGCCATGCAGTTCGTCAAACAGCTGGTGGGGGTGGTAACGGTCGGCGGCTATGCGTTCGTCGGCACTCTGGTCCTGGGCAAAATCGTGGACAAGGTGATGGGGCTGCGCGTCAATCAATCCGAGGAAACGGTCGGCCTGGACATCTCACAACACGGTGAAAGAGCTTACGGAGGCTTTCTGAAATGA
- a CDS encoding MalY/PatB family protein → MKYDFDKVHSRQNTDCAKWDAVKTLFGSDDVIPMWVADMDFPAARSIVEALQKRAAHEFYGYTMAGPRLMEAIVDRVQRKFNWRIDPDWIVLTPGVIPAIHAAVKALTHPGDEIVLQEPVYYPFFGAVKGNGCQIATNQLKFINGQYEMDFDDLERKFAGGQGMRHTASRARAVVLCNPHNPIGRLWGKEDLIRLGEIVTGHGATVISDEIHCELLFKGYTHTPFASLSKEFAQNSIVCMAPSKTFNLAGLGASSIIIPNKKLRTAFSEAASGMAHSPNLFGLTAMEAAYRHGDEWLAQLLDYLQANLDFTLAYFKDKIPKIVPVKPQGTYLLWLDCRALGLDDASLDRFMKEQARVGLDDGVMFGAGGSGFQRMNIACPRAILTEALGRIEKAANAL, encoded by the coding sequence ATGAAATACGATTTCGATAAGGTTCATTCCCGGCAAAACACGGACTGCGCCAAGTGGGACGCGGTGAAAACGCTCTTCGGCAGCGATGACGTGATTCCCATGTGGGTGGCGGACATGGACTTTCCCGCCGCCCGGTCTATCGTCGAGGCGCTGCAAAAGCGCGCCGCCCACGAGTTTTACGGCTATACCATGGCCGGCCCCCGCCTGATGGAAGCTATCGTAGACCGGGTGCAGCGGAAGTTCAACTGGCGCATCGACCCGGACTGGATTGTGCTGACCCCCGGCGTTATCCCCGCCATCCACGCCGCCGTCAAAGCCCTCACCCACCCCGGCGATGAAATCGTCCTCCAGGAGCCGGTTTACTATCCCTTTTTCGGGGCGGTGAAAGGCAACGGCTGCCAGATAGCCACCAACCAATTGAAGTTTATCAACGGGCAATATGAAATGGACTTCGACGACCTGGAACGAAAATTCGCCGGCGGCCAGGGCATGCGCCACACGGCCAGTCGCGCCAGGGCGGTGGTTTTATGTAATCCCCATAACCCCATCGGGCGGCTGTGGGGCAAAGAGGACTTAATCAGGCTGGGGGAAATCGTCACCGGGCACGGGGCCACCGTCATCTCCGACGAGATTCACTGCGAGCTGCTGTTCAAGGGCTACACGCATACGCCATTCGCCTCCCTGTCCAAAGAGTTCGCGCAGAACAGCATCGTCTGCATGGCGCCCAGCAAGACCTTCAACCTGGCCGGCCTGGGCGCGTCTTCCATCATCATCCCCAATAAAAAGCTGCGCACCGCCTTCAGCGAGGCCGCTTCCGGCATGGCGCACAGCCCCAACCTCTTCGGCCTGACGGCCATGGAAGCCGCCTACCGCCACGGGGACGAGTGGCTGGCGCAGCTATTGGACTACCTCCAGGCCAACCTGGATTTCACCCTGGCCTACTTCAAGGATAAAATCCCCAAAATCGTCCCCGTAAAGCCGCAGGGCACCTACCTGCTCTGGCTGGACTGCCGCGCCCTGGGGCTGGACGACGCTTCCCTGGACAGGTTCATGAAAGAGCAGGCCAGAGTGGGACTGGACGACGGCGTCATGTTCGGGGCGGGGGGTTCGGGCTTCCAGCGCATGAATATCGCCTGCCCGCGCGCCATTTTAACCGAGGCGCTGGGCCGTATTGAGAAAGCCGCCAATGCGTTATAG
- a CDS encoding phosphatase PAP2 family protein gives MQISSRRIFWLVIILALLAVYFVINRFVSGGRALALPVDKHIPLFPPAIIPYLAGSVLFVAFPVWASLYAPRGRYEAYLISFLTATIVSYIIYLALPTYVIRPEVESGDFLSRAVALLYRHDFPQNAAPSGHTFYTTISFFYFRLWQPRYWGIALIIAIMIIASTLLTKQHYVLDVIAGLALGIISYGLGRYAQKRWSLEFAS, from the coding sequence ATGCAAATATCAAGTCGCCGCATATTCTGGCTGGTAATTATCCTGGCGTTATTGGCGGTATATTTCGTCATCAACCGCTTCGTCAGCGGCGGGCGGGCGCTGGCGCTGCCTGTCGATAAGCATATTCCTTTATTTCCGCCGGCTATTATACCCTACCTGGCGGGCAGTGTGCTGTTCGTCGCGTTTCCGGTATGGGCGTCACTCTATGCCCCCAGGGGCAGGTACGAGGCGTATCTTATCTCTTTCTTGACCGCCACCATCGTCAGCTACATTATTTACCTGGCCTTGCCGACGTACGTGATAAGGCCGGAGGTGGAGTCCGGAGATTTTTTGTCCCGGGCGGTGGCGCTGCTGTACCGGCATGACTTTCCCCAAAACGCCGCCCCCAGCGGGCACACTTTCTATACCACCATCTCCTTTTTTTATTTCAGGCTGTGGCAGCCGCGGTACTGGGGAATCGCCCTCATCATTGCTATAATGATTATAGCTTCCACGCTGCTGACCAAACAGCATTACGTGCTGGATGTCATCGCCGGGCTGGCCCTGGGAATTATCTCTTACGGGCTCGGGCGCTACGCGCAAAAAAGGTGGAGCCTGGAGTTCGCTTCCTGA
- a CDS encoding DinB family protein, giving the protein MDLKEFLRMQIEGMGMGLKRATDGLTQKEIEWQPACGCNSIGLILFHIAKSEDSFIQKTLKGGAELYESGQWYTKLGLDLKEAGAHYTVDQVNAFKVPKLAKILAYQAAVRKATLAYVSKMKAADLDKVMKMPWGEMPAAMILSLVISHASQHLGEVSYLRGLQRGMDK; this is encoded by the coding sequence ATGGATCTTAAAGAGTTTTTACGCATGCAGATTGAAGGGATGGGCATGGGGCTGAAAAGGGCCACCGACGGCCTGACGCAGAAAGAAATCGAGTGGCAGCCGGCCTGCGGCTGTAACTCCATCGGCTTGATTCTTTTCCACATCGCCAAGTCAGAGGACTCCTTTATCCAGAAGACGCTGAAGGGCGGCGCGGAGCTTTACGAGAGCGGCCAGTGGTACACCAAGCTCGGGCTGGACTTAAAGGAAGCCGGCGCTCACTACACCGTGGACCAGGTCAACGCTTTCAAGGTGCCCAAGCTGGCTAAAATCCTGGCTTACCAGGCCGCCGTCCGCAAGGCCACGCTGGCCTATGTCAGCAAGATGAAAGCAGCCGACCTGGATAAGGTGATGAAAATGCCCTGGGGCGAGATGCCCGCCGCCATGATTCTTTCCCTGGTCATCAGCCACGCGTCCCAGCACCTGGGGGAGGTCTCTTACCTGCGCGGTTTACAGCGCGGCATGGACAAGTAA
- a CDS encoding RNA methyltransferase → MATPLKSLKWYRGLADRKGRLEAGAFPVEGDKAIRQVMAAQPDAILEIVSVDEAPPHFRPYPQGRVSAAQFRYISSAQTPQGIMAIVRQPADVYTDALPQNPGRRILLLEDIQDPGNAGTLIRTAAALDYDGVILTESSADPLSPKCVQASAGTVLSVWLRRTAQYREMAQTLKKQGYSLAAADLKGDTAPDVLPGREKLVLALGNEAAGLSPELLAAADCRVRIPVAPEKAESLNVAACGAILMYLSAGK, encoded by the coding sequence ATGGCAACGCCGCTGAAATCCCTGAAATGGTACCGCGGTCTGGCCGATAGAAAAGGCCGGCTGGAGGCGGGCGCGTTCCCGGTGGAGGGGGACAAAGCCATCCGCCAGGTAATGGCCGCGCAGCCGGACGCTATCCTGGAAATAGTGTCCGTGGATGAGGCCCCGCCCCATTTCCGCCCCTACCCGCAAGGCCGGGTCAGCGCCGCCCAGTTCCGCTATATCAGCTCGGCGCAGACGCCGCAGGGCATCATGGCTATCGTCCGCCAGCCGGCGGATGTTTATACGGATGCCCTTCCCCAAAATCCCGGCCGCCGCATCCTGCTGCTGGAGGATATCCAGGACCCCGGCAACGCCGGCACTTTAATCCGCACCGCCGCCGCCCTGGACTATGACGGCGTGATTCTTACCGAAAGCTCCGCCGACCCCCTCTCCCCCAAGTGCGTGCAGGCCTCCGCCGGAACGGTGCTTTCCGTCTGGCTGCGGCGCACGGCGCAATACCGGGAAATGGCGCAAACGCTAAAGAAGCAGGGCTATAGCCTGGCCGCCGCCGACCTTAAAGGCGATACCGCGCCGGACGTCCTGCCGGGCCGGGAAAAGCTGGTGCTGGCGCTGGGCAACGAGGCCGCCGGGCTTTCCCCGGAGCTGCTGGCCGCCGCCGATTGCCGCGTGCGCATACCGGTGGCGCCGGAAAAGGCGGAGAGCCTCAACGTGGCCGCCTGCGGGGCAATATTGATGTATTTAAGCGCCGGAAAGTAA
- a CDS encoding GYD domain-containing protein, with translation MPYYMMLTKLTDSGRKTLMRNPGRLWEVNKEVEDMGARIITQYALLGEYDFVNILEAPNNTVVARVASSLGSRGTMQPLTTAAITIEDLIKELQMAKAIDE, from the coding sequence ATGCCGTATTACATGATGCTTACCAAGCTAACGGATTCCGGAAGAAAGACCCTGATGCGCAATCCCGGCCGACTCTGGGAAGTCAACAAAGAGGTCGAGGACATGGGCGCCAGGATAATCACCCAGTACGCGCTGCTGGGCGAATACGACTTCGTCAATATCCTGGAAGCGCCGAACAACACCGTGGTCGCCAGGGTGGCCTCTTCACTGGGCTCCCGCGGCACCATGCAGCCGCTGACCACCGCGGCCATCACCATCGAGGACCTGATCAAAGAGCTCCAGATGGCCAAAGCCATAGACGAATAG
- a CDS encoding adenylate/guanylate cyclase domain-containing protein, which produces MSAKTGTSKKTVNRRQSKWRSHIAALLAVGLVFILFTTFVQPFASVQLWLTDQLFTAEAPSPNIVVIGIDDATLQTYGKWSDWSRDLHAQAINNLSAAGAKVIGYDVLFVDASAHDTQLAAAIANAGNVVLPVVGSRAVPLIDSTITYDYFLAPVPAFWNVIAATGHANIIPDRDGKVRRLPLIARDESGNVFPSFSLAMLHTLFNMPFPEEYVRENGALHLLARDVPVDEKYQLRINFSAEGEDRPYLSYGDVISGSFDPQVVNNKIVVIGMTATGDVDAWGIPTSAVKVPGVYIHAATMDTILRSLFLTEAGNLTTLWIMLLLLVITALALPFIKLKWGGLLTAGLFIGYLVISFFAFDRGHILNLLYPPIMLIFVYITSIIAMIIYAQSDKRFVKDLFGRYVSPQVADQILNLADSGTLQLGGERRQTTILFADIRGFTKMSEQMSPEEIVHMLNTYLSVMIDKVLANSGMVNKFAGDNIMAVWNAPQAQAEHARLAAKAAWEAQQAISEMQAKDASLPRVQFGIGINTGDVLAGNVGSSGRTEYTVIGDAVNLASRICSATPGTEVWLGPETYRQIKDHIEATPLEPQAFKGKAESVVVYHLTGWK; this is translated from the coding sequence ATGTCAGCCAAAACTGGAACCAGTAAAAAAACGGTCAACCGGCGGCAGAGCAAATGGCGCTCTCATATAGCGGCGCTCCTGGCCGTCGGCCTGGTCTTTATCCTTTTTACCACCTTCGTGCAGCCGTTTGCCAGCGTACAGCTGTGGCTGACGGACCAGCTCTTTACCGCTGAAGCTCCCTCCCCCAATATCGTGGTCATCGGCATAGATGACGCCACTTTGCAGACCTACGGCAAGTGGTCGGACTGGTCCCGGGACCTGCACGCCCAGGCCATAAATAATCTGAGCGCCGCCGGGGCCAAGGTAATCGGGTACGATGTCCTTTTCGTGGATGCCTCGGCCCATGACACACAGCTGGCCGCCGCCATCGCCAACGCCGGCAACGTCGTGCTGCCGGTGGTCGGCTCCAGGGCCGTGCCGCTTATCGACAGCACCATCACCTACGATTATTTCCTGGCGCCGGTGCCGGCTTTCTGGAATGTCATCGCGGCTACCGGCCACGCCAATATCATCCCGGACCGGGACGGCAAGGTGCGGCGCCTGCCGCTGATAGCCCGGGACGAGTCCGGAAACGTTTTCCCCTCCTTCAGCCTGGCCATGCTGCATACCCTGTTCAATATGCCTTTCCCGGAGGAGTACGTACGGGAGAACGGCGCTTTGCACCTGCTGGCGCGCGATGTGCCGGTGGATGAAAAATACCAGCTCCGCATCAACTTTTCCGCCGAGGGCGAGGACCGCCCCTACCTTTCCTACGGCGACGTTATCAGCGGCAGCTTCGACCCGCAGGTGGTCAATAACAAGATCGTGGTCATCGGCATGACCGCCACCGGGGACGTGGACGCCTGGGGAATACCCACCTCCGCCGTTAAAGTCCCCGGCGTTTACATCCACGCCGCCACCATGGACACCATCCTGCGCAGCCTGTTCCTGACCGAGGCCGGTAATTTGACCACGCTCTGGATTATGCTCCTGCTGCTGGTCATCACCGCGCTGGCGCTGCCCTTCATCAAGCTAAAGTGGGGCGGGCTTTTGACCGCGGGGCTGTTTATCGGCTACCTGGTCATCAGCTTTTTCGCCTTCGACCGCGGCCATATACTCAACCTGCTTTATCCGCCGATAATGCTGATTTTCGTGTACATCACCAGCATTATCGCCATGATTATCTACGCGCAGTCGGACAAGCGCTTCGTCAAAGATTTGTTCGGCAGGTACGTCTCGCCGCAGGTGGCCGACCAGATTCTCAACCTGGCGGACAGCGGCACTTTGCAGCTGGGCGGCGAGCGCCGGCAAACGACCATTCTCTTCGCTGATATCCGCGGCTTCACCAAGATGAGCGAGCAGATGTCCCCGGAAGAAATCGTGCACATGCTGAATACCTATCTCTCCGTGATGATAGATAAAGTGCTGGCCAACAGCGGCATGGTCAACAAGTTCGCCGGGGACAATATCATGGCGGTATGGAACGCCCCCCAGGCCCAGGCGGAACACGCGCGGCTGGCGGCCAAGGCGGCCTGGGAAGCCCAGCAGGCTATCAGCGAGATGCAGGCCAAAGACGCTTCCCTGCCGCGGGTGCAGTTCGGCATCGGCATCAATACCGGGGACGTGCTGGCCGGCAACGTGGGCTCATCGGGCCGCACCGAATACACGGTAATCGGCGACGCCGTCAACCTGGCCTCCCGCATTTGCTCCGCCACCCCCGGCACCGAGGTATGGCTCGGCCCGGAGACCTACCGCCAGATTAAAGACCATATCGAGGCCACGCCGCTGGAGCCGCAGGCTTTCAAGGGCAAGGCGGAGAGCGTGGTGGTCTATCATCTCACCGGCTGGAAATAG
- a CDS encoding putative Ig domain-containing protein, whose translation MKLSRWFPGKKVLTTLLIVLLVGIIAFGGCTKSESSPTPSATTPAPSITTPAPSGTPTPTPTATTPPATTPPATTPPEPATPQTVLSLTGGDVFVQRAGTTTWVRVEASTTLEPGDTLKSGPDSSAEITFFEGSTIELEAGTEIAFDSISLSATGSTTIHMTQFIGTTVSRVNKLTDSASTYEIETQSAVAAVRGSTMTVTVMSDGTTIVGNQHGDIRVYAQGKEVIIPEGYQVTIVPGQEPGQPEPIETPPTTTPPAPVYKASVTTGVNPDRAQAAMGETITYTYFITNTGDLVLANVRVTDNIADTPVYAGGDANANSLLDPGETWTFTAAHVVGEGDATPLVNSATFSANIPSYEFSIISTDHAQVVILSGLYVIITTPADGAAVSTRTINIQGLIGNTAVSGNISINGETHAIAFNGGGFNLNENISNGVNVIIVSATDGQDIASDTITVNADIPIYGIWVELTWDTDNTDLDSHFLRPGAEWQSTGDCYFGNPNPDWGAEGVTTDNPSLDTDVTSGYGPENITLLQPSYEGIYYFDVYYFSGDVPTNATVKIWINGVKVWEGTHLLENEDDTWNAAMIEWPSGNASGFEPDIAIVKTPSAAVAYVGDNITYTYLVTNTGTNLLNEITVTDNVTGAAVYHSGDLDSDGILDFNETWEFTSVHTATEGDIGTLSNSAQASGNIMYGEGHATATDVASVVVMAISLGEYSQPNVGDPYSLTLTALGGTGPYTWQISSGELPSGLELVDNIISGTPDLEGPYTFTIEVTDSLGHSVTLELTFTVTHYS comes from the coding sequence ATGAAACTAAGCCGCTGGTTCCCCGGGAAAAAAGTCTTGACTACGCTGCTCATCGTTTTGCTGGTGGGCATCATCGCCTTCGGGGGGTGTACGAAAAGCGAGTCTTCGCCGACGCCGTCGGCGACCACCCCCGCGCCGTCAATAACGACGCCCGCGCCATCGGGGACACCTACGCCCACCCCCACGGCCACCACTCCTCCAGCCACCACACCGCCGGCGACCACCCCGCCCGAGCCCGCCACGCCGCAAACGGTGCTTTCCCTGACCGGCGGCGATGTCTTTGTCCAGCGGGCCGGCACCACCACGTGGGTAAGGGTTGAGGCAAGCACTACCCTGGAACCCGGCGACACGCTGAAATCCGGGCCGGACTCCAGCGCCGAGATTACCTTCTTCGAAGGCAGCACTATCGAGCTCGAAGCGGGCACCGAGATTGCTTTTGACAGCATAAGCCTCTCCGCCACCGGCTCCACCACCATCCATATGACGCAGTTTATCGGCACCACGGTGAGCCGGGTCAATAAACTGACCGACTCCGCCTCCACCTACGAGATAGAAACCCAGTCCGCCGTAGCCGCCGTGCGCGGCAGCACCATGACGGTCACCGTGATGAGTGACGGCACCACCATCGTCGGCAACCAGCACGGCGATATCCGGGTCTACGCCCAGGGTAAAGAGGTAATCATTCCGGAAGGCTATCAAGTTACCATCGTCCCCGGACAGGAACCCGGCCAGCCGGAGCCTATAGAAACGCCGCCCACCACCACCCCGCCCGCGCCGGTATATAAAGCCAGCGTGACCACCGGGGTAAACCCCGACCGCGCGCAGGCGGCCATGGGCGAGACAATCACCTATACCTACTTCATCACCAATACCGGGGATCTGGTCCTGGCTAACGTCCGGGTGACGGATAACATCGCCGACACGCCAGTCTACGCGGGAGGTGACGCCAACGCCAACTCTCTTTTGGACCCGGGCGAAACCTGGACTTTCACCGCCGCCCATGTAGTCGGCGAGGGTGACGCAACACCGCTGGTCAACAGCGCTACCTTTTCCGCGAATATTCCTTCCTATGAATTCAGCATCATCAGCACGGACCACGCCCAGGTGGTTATACTTTCCGGTCTTTACGTGATAATCACCACCCCGGCGGACGGGGCCGCCGTCTCCACCAGGACGATTAATATACAGGGCCTGATCGGTAACACCGCTGTCAGCGGCAACATCAGCATCAACGGGGAGACCCACGCCATAGCCTTTAACGGCGGTGGTTTCAACCTGAATGAAAATATCTCCAACGGCGTGAACGTTATCATCGTTTCCGCTACCGACGGCCAGGATATAGCCAGCGATACCATCACCGTCAACGCCGATATTCCCATTTACGGCATCTGGGTGGAATTGACCTGGGATACCGACAATACGGACCTGGACTCTCATTTCCTCCGCCCCGGCGCGGAATGGCAAAGTACCGGCGATTGCTACTTCGGTAATCCCAACCCGGACTGGGGAGCCGAGGGTGTTACCACGGATAACCCGTCCCTGGACACGGATGTAACCTCCGGCTACGGCCCGGAGAACATCACCCTGCTCCAGCCCTCTTATGAAGGCATCTACTATTTCGATGTCTATTATTTCAGCGGGGATGTCCCCACCAACGCCACGGTGAAAATCTGGATAAACGGGGTCAAGGTATGGGAAGGCACCCACCTGCTGGAAAATGAAGATGATACCTGGAACGCCGCCATGATAGAATGGCCTTCCGGCAACGCCTCCGGTTTCGAGCCTGACATCGCCATCGTCAAGACGCCATCCGCCGCCGTCGCCTACGTTGGCGATAACATCACCTATACCTACCTGGTCACCAATACCGGCACCAACCTTTTGAACGAAATCACCGTGACGGACAACGTCACCGGCGCGGCCGTTTACCATAGCGGCGACCTGGACAGCGACGGCATCCTGGACTTTAACGAAACCTGGGAGTTCACCTCCGTCCATACCGCCACGGAGGGGGACATCGGCACTTTGAGCAACTCCGCCCAGGCCAGCGGCAACATCATGTACGGCGAGGGGCACGCCACCGCCACGGATGTAGCCAGCGTGGTCGTGATGGCCATCAGCCTGGGCGAATACAGTCAGCCCAACGTTGGGGACCCATATTCACTGACATTAACGGCTTTGGGCGGCACCGGTCCGTATACCTGGCAAATAAGCAGCGGTGAACTTCCCAGCGGCCTTGAACTGGTAGACAATATCATCTCAGGTACGCCAGACCTGGAAGGGCCGTACACATTTACTATAGAGGTGACGGACAGCCTGGGCCACTCCGTAACGCTGGAACTTACCTTTACGGTAACCCATTACTCTTAG
- a CDS encoding potassium channel protein, whose product MYKKYIWCVIILAVIVIVGSVGYWLISGGGYPFFDYIYMTVITITTIGFGEVIDLAGNTGGRIFTVFIALSGIGVLAYIITNLTATVVEGQLTKSFRRRRMEKFAEKARGHYIVCGMGWAGHHIVHELRETKRSHIIIDVDESKIEKSLETLSGSVFIEGDATDNNILLKAGIEKAAGLFAVTPDDNQNLVICFSARQLNPALRIVAQCNEIKNQDKMKQAGADSIVSPGYISGMRMASEMIRPTVVGFLDRMMRGRDEALRVEEIAVPKSFAGKPFSSLDLKKFPRTLVLAIKKGDEWIYNPSRNECSLDCDDKIIVMTTPEERKDLEGCFNHEP is encoded by the coding sequence ATGTATAAAAAGTATATCTGGTGCGTCATCATCCTGGCGGTCATCGTCATTGTGGGCTCCGTGGGGTACTGGCTCATCAGCGGCGGCGGCTACCCTTTCTTCGACTATATCTACATGACGGTGATAACCATCACCACCATCGGCTTCGGTGAGGTGATTGACCTGGCCGGCAACACCGGCGGCCGGATATTCACCGTCTTTATCGCCCTCTCCGGCATCGGGGTGCTGGCTTATATCATCACCAATTTGACCGCCACCGTCGTGGAGGGGCAGCTGACCAAGTCATTCAGGAGGCGCAGGATGGAAAAATTCGCCGAGAAAGCCAGAGGCCATTACATCGTCTGCGGCATGGGCTGGGCCGGCCATCACATCGTCCACGAGCTGCGGGAGACCAAGCGCTCCCACATTATTATCGACGTCGACGAAAGCAAGATAGAAAAAAGCCTGGAAACCCTGTCCGGCTCGGTGTTCATCGAGGGGGATGCCACGGACAATAATATCCTGCTAAAAGCCGGCATCGAGAAAGCGGCCGGGCTGTTCGCCGTCACGCCGGATGACAACCAGAACCTGGTCATCTGTTTTTCCGCCCGGCAGCTCAACCCGGCGCTGCGCATTGTGGCGCAGTGCAATGAAATCAAGAACCAGGATAAAATGAAACAGGCCGGGGCGGATTCCATCGTGTCCCCGGGGTATATCAGCGGGATGCGCATGGCATCGGAGATGATACGGCCCACCGTGGTGGGCTTCCTGGACCGGATGATGCGGGGCCGGGATGAAGCTTTGCGGGTGGAGGAAATAGCCGTGCCCAAGTCCTTCGCCGGCAAACCGTTTTCCTCGCTCGACCTGAAAAAGTTTCCCCGCACTTTGGTGCTGGCCATTAAAAAAGGGGATGAATGGATATATAATCCCTCCCGCAACGAATGCAGCCTCGACTGCGATGACAAGATAATCGTCATGACCACGCCGGAAGAAAGAAAAGACCTGGAGGGCTGTTTTAATCATGAACCGTAA
- a CDS encoding MBL fold metallo-hydrolase: protein MKVTLLGAHSSETTAARCMSILIDGKLAIDAGSLTSSLSLEEQKSLNTILLTHAHFDHIMDIPLLALNSFRMNARIDIYARPHVRAIIQDHLLNGHVYPRFQGLPAKKPTISFRSITPLRRRQIAGYQVLAVPVNHVEGTVGYQVTDARGKCVFYTADTGPGLHECWKRVSPQLLIIETTMPNGQEDYARRTGHLTPDLLLAELTDLWAVKGELPRIVVVHRDPLLEDEVVEGLAAVAKTLKTDITVAAEGMQLEL from the coding sequence ATGAAAGTTACACTCCTGGGAGCCCACAGCAGCGAGACCACGGCGGCCAGGTGCATGTCTATCCTGATAGACGGCAAGCTGGCCATAGACGCCGGGTCGCTGACCTCATCGCTTTCCCTGGAAGAACAGAAAAGCCTGAACACCATTTTGCTGACCCATGCCCACTTCGACCATATCATGGACATCCCGCTACTGGCTTTAAACTCTTTCCGCATGAACGCGAGAATTGATATTTACGCCCGGCCGCACGTGCGCGCCATTATCCAGGACCACCTGCTTAACGGCCATGTCTATCCCCGGTTCCAGGGGCTGCCGGCTAAAAAGCCCACCATCAGCTTCCGCAGTATCACCCCGCTGCGCCGGAGACAGATAGCCGGTTACCAGGTGCTGGCGGTGCCGGTGAACCACGTGGAGGGCACGGTGGGCTACCAGGTAACCGACGCCCGGGGCAAATGCGTGTTTTATACCGCGGATACCGGCCCGGGACTGCACGAGTGCTGGAAGCGCGTGTCCCCTCAGCTCCTGATTATCGAGACCACCATGCCCAACGGCCAGGAGGACTATGCCCGCCGCACCGGACACCTGACGCCGGACTTGCTGCTGGCCGAGCTGACGGACCTGTGGGCGGTCAAGGGCGAGCTGCCGCGTATCGTGGTGGTGCACCGCGACCCGCTGCTGGAGGACGAGGTGGTGGAAGGGCTGGCCGCCGTGGCCAAAACTTTAAAGACGGATATCACCGTAGCCGCTGAAGGTATGCAGCTGGAGCTTTAG